Proteins encoded by one window of Dioscorea cayenensis subsp. rotundata cultivar TDr96_F1 chromosome 6, TDr96_F1_v2_PseudoChromosome.rev07_lg8_w22 25.fasta, whole genome shotgun sequence:
- the LOC120263594 gene encoding E3 ubiquitin-protein ligase RHA1B-like: MEDQYQSLLYKAGLFIISLMSRWLLGPMSSLWDAYNHDDDGDDEARRHQHRVSAQAVRKMLQVATFRDIVSAGATVEGPTCAVCLNQVRNRDRVWELRNCSHIFHMRCLDRWLDHDDQLTCPLCRAPLLASRGAATSLLSPSEASWAVEKLLYLFGDDLLFPHLSSPSLDIPSSLTS; the protein is encoded by the coding sequence ATGGAAGATCAGTATCAGTCGTTGCTGTACAAGGCTGGCCTCTTTATCATCTCTTTGATGTCCAGATGGCTTCTTGGACCCATGTCCTCACTTTGGGACGCCTATAATCATGATGACGATGGCGACGATGAAGCCCGGCGGCACCAGCACCGAGTCTCCGCGCAGGCGGTGAGGAAGATGTTGCAGGTGGCCACGTTCAGAGACATCGTTAGTGCCGGTGCCACCGTAGAGGGTCCCACGTGCGCCGTGTGCCTGAACCAAGTGAGGAACAGGGACAGGGTGTGGGAGCTGAGGAACTGCAGTCACATCTTTCACATGCGGTGTCTGGACCGCTGGCTCGACCACGACGACCAACTCACCTGCCCTCTCTGCCGGGCCCCACTATTGGCGTCCCGGGGAGCGGCAACTTCATTGTTATCGCCGTCAGAGGCGAGTTGGGCAGTGGAGAAGCTTCTCTACCTCTTCGGAGATGACCTGCTCTTTCCTCATCTTTCTTCTCCCTCGCTGGATATTCCCTCTTCGTTAACCAGCTGA